In the genome of Paenibacillus pabuli, the window GTCTGTTTTCGCCGTTGTTACGATGACAATATCCATACCGCGGACTTTGTCTACTTTATCATACTCGATCTCTGGGAAGATCAATTGCTCTTTCAGACCCAGTGTGTAGTTACCACGTCCGTCGAAAGCTTTGCTCGATACACCGCGGAAGTCGCGGACACGAGGAAGCGTAACGTTGAACAGTTTATCGAGGAAGAAGTACATACGCTCGCCGCGCAATGTTACTTTCACACCGATAGGCATGTTCTCACGCAGTTTGAAACCTGCGATAGATTTTTTAGCACGAGTGATTACAGGTTTTTGACCTGCGATCAGTTGCAAATCGTTTACTGCGGAATCCAACACTTTGGAGTTTTGAACTGCGTCGCCCACACCCATGTTGATAACGATTTTCTCGATTTTCGGCACTTGCATTACCGTTGTATAGTTAAACTTCTGCATCAAAGCAGGAGCAATTTCGTTCAGGTAACGTTCTTTCATTCTTGCTGCCATGAATCATAGACCTCCTTTCTCATTCGGTTCAATTAGTCGATAATTTCTCCGGAACGTTTTGCAACGCGCACTTTCTTTCCGTTATCCAACACTTTGTAACCTACACGGGTTACTTTTCCGCTCTTCGGATCGATGTGCATTACGTTGGAAACGTGAATCGGAGCTTCCTTCTCGATAATGCCGCCTTGCGGATTTTGCTGGTTAGGCTTCTGGTGTTTTTTAATCATGTTAACACCTTCCACAAGGACGCGGTTCTCACGAGGATAAGCAGCGATGACACGGCCTTTTTTACCTTTGTCTTTACCGCTGATCACCATAACTGTATCTTCTTTTTTAACATGAAGTTTATTGTTATGGGATTCCAGAACTTTTTTCACTCTTGGCATTTCGTACACCTCCTGTTTCTAACATCACGAGATTAAGCTTTAGATAACTTCTGGGGCCAAGGAAACGATTTTCATGAAGTCTTTCTCGCGGAGTTCACGAGCAACAGGTCCGAAAATACGTGTTCCACGCGGGCTTCTGTCGTCTTTTACAACAACCGCTGCATTTTCATCAAAACCGATGTAGGAACCGTCTTTACGACGTACAGAACGTTTCGTACGAACGACAACCGCTCTAACTACATCACCTTTTTTGACAACGCCGCCTGGTGTTGCTTGTTTTACCGAACAAACGATCAGATCACCGATTTGAGCTGTACGACGTCCCGTACCGCCGAGTACGCGGATACACATCAGTTCCTTCGCACCGGAGTTGTCGGCCACAGTCAAACGTGTAAATGGTTGAATCATTTAGTATTCCTCCTTTCAGCTATGCTGCTGATGCATTAGATGATAATCGCTTTTTCTACGATTTCAGTAAGTCTCCAGCGTTTATCTTTCGAAAGCGGACGAGTCTCCATGATTTTCACCGTGTCACCGATTTTCGCAGTGTTTTCTTCGTCATGCGCTTTGAATTTTTTAGTAACCTTGATACGTTTATGGTACAAGTCGTGTTTTTTGTAAGTTTCTACAGCAACAACGATCGTTTTATCCATTTTATCACTGACTACTTTACCTGTTTGCACTTTACGTGCATTACGTTCTTCGCTCATTGTTGGCCTCCTTCCTGATTACGGACGGATTAGATATCCGATCCCTAATTAACCGATTCCCAATTCTCTTTCACGGATAATGGTTTTAGCACGAGCTATTTCTTTCCGCACATCACGGATTCGAGTCGGGTTATCCAGCTGACCGGTAGCGAGTTGAAAGCGGAGGTTAAAGAGTTCTTCTTTAAATCCGGCAATCTTTTGCTCGATTTCAGCAGAGGTTAGGTTGCGAAATTCACTAGCTTTCATTTGCTTCACCACCCAATTCTTCACGTTTCACAAACTTCGTTTTGATTGGCAGTTTGTGAGCGGCAAGACGCATTGCTTCGCGAGCAATATCCTCCGGTACACCAGCAAGTTCAAACATGATCTTACCTGGTTTCACAACTGCAACCCATTTTTCTACGTTACCTTTACCGCTACCCATCCGAACCTCGAGAGGCTTTTGAGTGATTGGTTTGTCTGGGAAGATTTTGATCCAAACTTTACCACCACGTTTGATGTAACGAGTCATCGCAATACGAGCCGCTTCGATTTGACGGTTCGTAATCCAAGCCGGTTCCGTAGCTTGCAGACCGTATTCGCCAAAGTTCAGCGTAGTTCCGCCTTTAGCTTGACCCTTCATGTGTCCGCGTTGTTGCTTACGGTGTTTTACACGTTTTGGTACCAACATGATTAGTTGCCTCCTTCCTTAGCAGCTTGTTTCTTAGCCGTAGGAAGAACCTCTCCACGATAGATCCATACTTTTACGCCGATACGGCCGTAAGTAGTATGAGCCTCTGCTGTACCGTAGTCGATGTCGGCACGAAGCGTGTGCAGTGGAACAGTTCCTTCGCTGTAGCCTTCCGAACGAGCAATCTCAGCACCGCCAAGACGTCCGCCCACTTGAGTTTTAATACCTTTTGCACCAGAGCGCATTGTTCTTTGAATAGCTTGTTTCAGAGCACGACGGAAAGAAACACGACGTTCCAATTGTTGTGCAATGCTTTCAGCTACCAGGATTGCGTCCAGGTCTTGGTTCTTAATTTCAGAAATGTTGATGTGTACTTTTTTACCGCCAGCAATTTTCGTAATTTGATTACGAAGATTTTCAACTTCAGAACCACCCTTACCGATAACCATACCTGGTTTCGCAGTGTGAATCGTTACGTTTACGCGGTTAGCCGCTCTCTCGATTTCAACACGAGACATAGCGGAGTCTTTCAATTTATTTTTCAGGAATTCACGAATTTTCACGTCTTCCATCAAAAGATCGCCGAAGTCTTTACCTGCATACCACTTAGATTCCCAGTCACGGATAATTCCGACACGGAGTCCGACTGGATTTACCTTTTGGCCCACACATTTCCCCTCCTTCTACTTTTCAGATACCACCAAAGTGATGTGGCTAGTACGTTTGTTAATACGACTTGCACGTCCCATTGCACGAGGGCGGAAACGTTTCATTGTCGGTCCTTGGTTCACGTAAGCTTGCGAAATGACCAAGTTATTAACATCCAAAGAATAGTTATGTTCCGCATTTGCAATCGCGGAGTTAAGCAACTTCTCAACAATCGGAGAAGCGGATTTCGGAGTGTGACGGAGAATGGCAACCGCCTCACCAACTTGCTTACCGCGAATCAAGTCAACAACGAGTTGAACTTTACGAGGAGCAATCCGGATAAACTTAGCATGTGCTTTTGCTTCCATTGTGTAACCTCCTCTCAAACATTAAAGATGTTCATTTATCTTCTTGTTTTCTTATCATCATCAGTATGGCCTTTGTACGTACGGGTTGGAGCGAACTCACCCAGTTTGTGTCCGACCATGTCCTCAGTTACGTATACTGGCACGTGTTTACGACCGTCATATACGCCAAATGTGTGTCCGATGAATTGCGGGAAAATTGTAGAACGACGGGACCAGGTTTTAATAACAAGCTTTTTACCGGATGCTTCCATCTCTTCTACCTTTTTCAGCATGTAGCCATCAATGAATGGCCCTTTTTTCAAACTGCGACCCATGTGGAGATCCTCCCTTCAAACGTAGCTATTATGCATCCGCAGATGCCTCACGAAGTTATGCACAGTGTGTATTACTTCGTGCGGCGGCGAATGATGTATTTATCAGAAGCTTTATTTTTCTTACGCGTTTTGTAACCAAGAGTAGGTTTACCCCATGGTGACATTGGCGATTTACGTCCGATTGGAGCACGACCTTCACCACCACCGTGTGGGTGATCGTTAGGGTTCATTACTACACCACGAACTTCAGGACGTTGTCCCAACCAACGGCTACGACCGGCTTTACCGATTTTGATGAGCTCGTGGTCTTGGTTACCAACAGAACCGATTGTTGCGCGGCAAACTTTCAGAATACGACGAACTTCTCCGGAAGAGAGACGAACGGAAACGTATTTTTCTTCTTTACCAAGCAATTGAGCTTCTGTACCAGCAGCACGAACCAATTGTCCGCCTTTACCTGGTTTCAACTCAATGTTGTGGATAACGGTACCTACTGGAATGTTTTCAAGCGGCAGTGCGTTACCAATTTTGATGTCTGCGTCAGGACCGGAGAATACTTGATCGCCAACTTTCAGACCTTTAGGAGCGATGATGTAACGTTTCTCACCATCAGCGTAGTGAATCAAAGCGATGTTGGATGTACGGTTCGGGTCATACTCAATCGTAGCAACGCGGCCCGGTATTCCATCTTTAGTACGTTTGAAGTCAATGATACGGTATTTACGTTTGTGTCCACCACCGTGGTGACGAACTGTAATTTTACCTTGGTTGTTGCGGCCTGCTTGTTTGCTCAAAGGGGCCAACAACGATTTCTCCGGCTTATCTGTGGTGATTTCCTCAAATGTAGAAACGGACATGTTCCGTCTTGCCGGGGATGTTGGTTTATACTTTTTGATTGGCACTAGGTTTCCCTCCTTACTTCAAAAATTTCAATTATACAGTTTCAAAGAACTCAAGCGTTTTGCTGTCTTGTGTCAGCGTTACAAACGCTTTTTTCCATTCGCTTGTATATCCGGAATAACGTCCGTACCGTTTAGGCTTAGCTGGAACACGCAGAGTGTTCACGTTTTTCACTTTTACGTTGAAAATAGCTTCTACGGCCTTTTTGATCTCGGTTTTGTTTGCACGGATATCGACTTCAAATACATATTTCAAGTCATTCATCATGTCAGCAGTACGTTCCGTAATAATCGGACGTTTTACAATATCACGAGGATCCTTCATTACGCGAGCACCTCCTCTACCTTCTGAACTGCTTCTTTCGTAATGATCAATTTGTCGTGCGAAAGCACGTCAAGAACATTAATGCCGTCAGCAGCTACGAATTTCACGCCAGGAATATTCCGTGCGGAAAGAGCCACATTATCATCATAGCTAGGAGCTACGATCAAAGCTTTGCGTCCAACTTTCAAGTTGTTCAAGATGGCTGCAAATTCTTTTGTTTTAGGTGTGCTCAGCGTGAGAGCATCCAGAACGATAATGTCATTGTCGATCACTTTGGATGAAAGAGCTGATTTGATCGCCAAACGGCGAACTTTCTTAGGCAGTTTGTATGCATAGCTCCGTGGTGTCGGACCAAATACGATACCGCCGCCTTTCCATTGTGGAGAACGAATCGAACCTTGACGAGCGCGACCTGTACCTTTTTGTTTCCAAGGTTTACGTCCACCGCCACGTACTTCAGAACGTCCTTTTACTTTGTGGGTACCTTGACGAAGGGAAGCGCGTTGCATAAGAACTGCATCGTACAGAACGTGTTGGTTCGGCTCAATTCCGAAAACCGCATCGTTCAATTCAACTTCGCCTACTTGGCTACCATCTACATTGTAAACTGATACTTTTGGCATTTTGTGTTCCTCCTTTCTTCAGTGGTTATTTTTTCACCGTTTCTTTAACTTTAATGAGACTGTTTTTCGGTCCAGGAATGGAACCTTTCACGAGCAACACGTTACGTTCAGCGTCTACTTTAACTACTTCAAGACGTTGGATTGTAACAGTATCATGTCCCATGTGTCCTGGCAGGCGTTTGCCTTTAGGAACGCGGTTAGCTTGGATCGAACCCATTGAACCAGGGCCACGGTGGTAACGCGAACCGTGTGACATAGGTCCAGTGCTTTGTCCCCAACGTTTGATAACGCCGGCAAAACCTTTACCTTTAGAAACACCCGTTACGTCAACGAATTCGCCTTCAGCGAAAATGTCAGCTTTCAGTTCTTGGCCAACTTCATATTCTGCGATGTTGATACCGCGAACTTCACGAACGTAGCGCTTAGGGGCAGTGTTCGCTTTTTTAGCGTGACCTGCTTCTGGCTTGTTAGCATTTTTCTCTTTCTTATCGGAGTAACCGATTTGAATTGCTTCGTAGCCATCATTCTCAATGTCTTTCTTTTGCAAAACAACACAAGGGCCTGCTTCGATAACCGTTACTGGTACAACGTTACCCTCAGGTGTAAATACTTGAGTCATTCCGAGTTTTTTTCCTAAGATTGCTTTCATGTTGACACCTCTTTTCCTTTATACATGGTCTTTGTTGTAACTTGAATTACAATTTAATTTCGATATCTACACCGGACGGCAGATCCAAGCGCATCAAGGCATCCACAGTTTGTGGAGTCGGGTTAACGATGTCGATCAAACGCTTATGTGTGCGTTGTTCGAATTGTTCCCGAGAATCCTTGTACTTGTGCACCGCACGAAGAATAGTAATGATTTGTTTTTCAGTAGGAAGCGGAATCGGACCGGATACACCAGCACCCGAACGTTTTGCAGTTTCAACGATTTTCTCCGCGGATTGATCAAGAATTCTGTGGTCGTAAG includes:
- the rplE gene encoding 50S ribosomal protein L5, coding for MAARMKERYLNEIAPALMQKFNYTTVMQVPKIEKIVINMGVGDAVQNSKVLDSAVNDLQLIAGQKPVITRAKKSIAGFKLRENMPIGVKVTLRGERMYFFLDKLFNVTLPRVRDFRGVSSKAFDGRGNYTLGLKEQLIFPEIEYDKVDKVRGMDIVIVTTAKTDEESRELLTQLGMPFVK
- the rplX gene encoding 50S ribosomal protein L24; the encoded protein is MPRVKKVLESHNNKLHVKKEDTVMVISGKDKGKKGRVIAAYPRENRVLVEGVNMIKKHQKPNQQNPQGGIIEKEAPIHVSNVMHIDPKSGKVTRVGYKVLDNGKKVRVAKRSGEIID
- the rplN gene encoding 50S ribosomal protein L14, whose amino-acid sequence is MIQPFTRLTVADNSGAKELMCIRVLGGTGRRTAQIGDLIVCSVKQATPGGVVKKGDVVRAVVVRTKRSVRRKDGSYIGFDENAAVVVKDDRSPRGTRIFGPVARELREKDFMKIVSLAPEVI
- the rpsQ gene encoding 30S ribosomal protein S17 gives rise to the protein MSEERNARKVQTGKVVSDKMDKTIVVAVETYKKHDLYHKRIKVTKKFKAHDEENTAKIGDTVKIMETRPLSKDKRWRLTEIVEKAIII
- the rpmC gene encoding 50S ribosomal protein L29 translates to MKASEFRNLTSAEIEQKIAGFKEELFNLRFQLATGQLDNPTRIRDVRKEIARAKTIIRERELGIG
- the rplP gene encoding 50S ribosomal protein L16, whose translation is MLVPKRVKHRKQQRGHMKGQAKGGTTLNFGEYGLQATEPAWITNRQIEAARIAMTRYIKRGGKVWIKIFPDKPITQKPLEVRMGSGKGNVEKWVAVVKPGKIMFELAGVPEDIAREAMRLAAHKLPIKTKFVKREELGGEANES
- the rpsC gene encoding 30S ribosomal protein S3; protein product: MGQKVNPVGLRVGIIRDWESKWYAGKDFGDLLMEDVKIREFLKNKLKDSAMSRVEIERAANRVNVTIHTAKPGMVIGKGGSEVENLRNQITKIAGGKKVHINISEIKNQDLDAILVAESIAQQLERRVSFRRALKQAIQRTMRSGAKGIKTQVGGRLGGAEIARSEGYSEGTVPLHTLRADIDYGTAEAHTTYGRIGVKVWIYRGEVLPTAKKQAAKEGGN
- the rplV gene encoding 50S ribosomal protein L22 — its product is MEAKAHAKFIRIAPRKVQLVVDLIRGKQVGEAVAILRHTPKSASPIVEKLLNSAIANAEHNYSLDVNNLVISQAYVNQGPTMKRFRPRAMGRASRINKRTSHITLVVSEK
- the rpsS gene encoding 30S ribosomal protein S19, which translates into the protein MGRSLKKGPFIDGYMLKKVEEMEASGKKLVIKTWSRRSTIFPQFIGHTFGVYDGRKHVPVYVTEDMVGHKLGEFAPTRTYKGHTDDDKKTRR
- the rplB gene encoding 50S ribosomal protein L2, with the translated sequence MPIKKYKPTSPARRNMSVSTFEEITTDKPEKSLLAPLSKQAGRNNQGKITVRHHGGGHKRKYRIIDFKRTKDGIPGRVATIEYDPNRTSNIALIHYADGEKRYIIAPKGLKVGDQVFSGPDADIKIGNALPLENIPVGTVIHNIELKPGKGGQLVRAAGTEAQLLGKEEKYVSVRLSSGEVRRILKVCRATIGSVGNQDHELIKIGKAGRSRWLGQRPEVRGVVMNPNDHPHGGGEGRAPIGRKSPMSPWGKPTLGYKTRKKNKASDKYIIRRRTK
- the rplW gene encoding 50S ribosomal protein L23, with protein sequence MKDPRDIVKRPIITERTADMMNDLKYVFEVDIRANKTEIKKAVEAIFNVKVKNVNTLRVPAKPKRYGRYSGYTSEWKKAFVTLTQDSKTLEFFETV
- the rplD gene encoding 50S ribosomal protein L4 gives rise to the protein MPKVSVYNVDGSQVGEVELNDAVFGIEPNQHVLYDAVLMQRASLRQGTHKVKGRSEVRGGGRKPWKQKGTGRARQGSIRSPQWKGGGIVFGPTPRSYAYKLPKKVRRLAIKSALSSKVIDNDIIVLDALTLSTPKTKEFAAILNNLKVGRKALIVAPSYDDNVALSARNIPGVKFVAADGINVLDVLSHDKLIITKEAVQKVEEVLA
- the rplC gene encoding 50S ribosomal protein L3; the protein is MKAILGKKLGMTQVFTPEGNVVPVTVIEAGPCVVLQKKDIENDGYEAIQIGYSDKKEKNANKPEAGHAKKANTAPKRYVREVRGINIAEYEVGQELKADIFAEGEFVDVTGVSKGKGFAGVIKRWGQSTGPMSHGSRYHRGPGSMGSIQANRVPKGKRLPGHMGHDTVTIQRLEVVKVDAERNVLLVKGSIPGPKNSLIKVKETVKK
- the rpsJ gene encoding 30S ribosomal protein S10, whose amino-acid sequence is MAKQKIRIRLKAYDHRILDQSAEKIVETAKRSGAGVSGPIPLPTEKQIITILRAVHKYKDSREQFEQRTHKRLIDIVNPTPQTVDALMRLDLPSGVDIEIKL